The Halobacillus amylolyticus nucleotide sequence CATAGCCCTTTCTGAAAGCTCCCGATTTTTGGTGCTGTACGTCTCCACTTGATCGGCACCAAATGAACACAATATATTGTCCACCTCTTTCATAAGTTCAAGAGTTTTTTGCTCACCAATTTTCTTAGCAAGGTCTCCACCGAAATCATTCGTATAATTGAACTTTCCTTCCGATTTTCCAAGCCCAGCAAACCCGATATACTTACTGCAGCCTCCTTCACACGTGCATTCTTTACCATCGTCCAATCCACATGTTCGCTCACTTAGCTTTTTTCCTTTATCAATCACGTGAACCGATAGCTGATCATTTTCTTTGATCAATGTATAAGCCAGAAAAATGCTGCTTACTCCGGCACCGATGATCGTAATGTCATTCATGGAAATCTCCCTTCTAAAACATAATCATTCTCTGCTTTTTCCTACTCCGCAATCTTAAGTTAACATACATATGTTGTATGTTAACATAGATATAAGAATTATTATCCAGGGGGATTTTATGAGGAAAATTCGCGTTATACTCGGTATTTCTGGTTCATTACTGCTTTGCTTTTTAGGAATTTATCGATTGTTGAACGAATCGCTGAGCACGGGTCCATTAATTTTCTCCATTTTCTTTGTGATTGCCGGGCCTATTTCAGCTATAGCTATGGTAAAAGATTATAAAAGACAAAAAGAAATACTGTATAGGCAATAGGCGTATCCCTTATTTATGCGGATGCGCCTTTTCATTATTGTTCTTTTGGCAAATACCGTCGTATTGTAGATTTTAAATAACACCGAAATATTGTATCTTTTTTTAGCAATAATCAGCCAGACGATCACTTTATTTCCTTTTACGATAAAGGAAGAGGTGATTAATTTTGTATAAAACGTTATGGAAAAATAAAAATATACGGTATTACCTGCTGGCTGGGGGTGTATCGCGGCTTGGGGATGTGCTGTCTGGCATGGCATTTCTATTTTTGGCGTACGATTTAACGGGGTCTAGTCTTCATACAACTGGTATGGCTATGGCCGAGACCTTGCCGTATCTATTATTTGGATTAATAGGCGGGGTTATGGCAGACTGGCTACCGAAAAAAAGTTATTAATCTACCTGGATGTTGCTCGTATCCCATTAATGTTGTCGATTGTAGGATTGTACTATTTTGATATGCTTTCTTACCTATATTTATTAATCGTAAGCTTTCTTATTCAAAGCATCGGGTGCTTCTTCAATCCAGCTCATAGATCCGTGCTACCCTCCATAACAATCGAAGAAGAACGAACAAAAGCCAACAGTTTAAATGATACATTAACGAGAAGCGTCACTGTTCTTAGTCCTGTTTTATCAGTATGGTTATTACATTCCTATGGTGCGGTACATTTCTTCACCTTTGACGCATTAACCTACGCTATTAGTGCGCTTTGTATTGCTCAAGTACATTTAAAAGAAAGTAAACCTGTAGTCAACAAATCAATCAAAGCGGTATTTGGAGCTATCATAGAGTTTGCTTCCTGGACCAAAGCTCACTCCACCGTAAGACAGTTATTTTTATTTACCTTTATTACGGTATTTTTTAACACGTGGGTCTGGGAAGTTGGACTATTACTCGCTTTATCAGAAATGAGTTCACAAAGCGAGGAATTATATAGTATCTTGCAGGGCGTATTTGGTGGTGTAGTGATTTTGACGAATATCGTCCTTCCTTATTTCATTAAAAAAATGACTCTTCGTCTCTACTTAGTTGGAGCATTTATTTGGGGGACAGGAATCACCTATTATGGACTGCTCTATGACATTAAACATTTTTTTATCGGCTGTGCCATAGTAGGTGTCGGGCTGCCAGTCGCTGGGCTGGCGCGTGTATATCTTCTGCAATCCCTTGTACCCGAAGACAAAATGGGACGCGCCTTTAGTTCTAATGCCGTTCTATTGTATTTTTCCAACACCATTTCATTAGGGCTGTACGGTCTATTGGTATTGTTTATTCCTATCCAACACTTAATGATTGGCAGTGGTTTCCTCATCGTTATCGTGAGTGTTGTAAGTTTACTTTTTAAAACCGTGAATTCTGCGAAATTCACTCGGCGTTTTCCGATAAACTTTCTTAAATAGGTGGTTGTAAGAAGATACACTTTTAAATCCATGTTGAAGAGCAAGAGAAAGAATTGAATCATTTGTATGTAAGAGGGAATTCTGACTGCGAAATAGACGGTACAGCTGTAACCAAGAATACGGAGAGAGTCCCAGTTCTTCCTTAAAAAGGTGTGCAAATTGATATTTGTTTAACCTTGCAGCTGCAGCCATCTCGTCCAACGTCCAATCTTCATTATAGCTCTCTTTAAGAGCCTTAATGGCATCATTGATATTAGCTTGACTATTTATTATTGGAAATTCACTTTGGTGGGACCCAGTACCATATTGGAGCATCATGATCGAGAGCTGGGTCAAGCTATGATCAAGAAAAAACTGATTAGCCGCTGAGCTAGCCCCATCATTAAGTGATAAAAAGTCTCGAACAAATGATACCCACTGTCGGATTTGAGGGTGTTTATAGGAAACCATTGAAAACTCAGGATCCGTGTGTTTAAATCCTAAGTGATCGGCTGCATCCCGAAGTAAAGAGGGCTGGATCTCTACAAGAAATTTTTCTTTAGTAGCCTTGAGCTGTTTATGTACTTCATTCGGATTAAATATGAAGAATTCCCCATGATCAATAGTGATGTCACCACGCTGCGTCTGATAATCTCCCCTGCCAAATGGAGAAAAAATCAACTTATAACAATCATCACTTCTCCAGTTGCGCTCATCTAAATGATCATTGCGCATAAGCAGTAAACCATTCTCGCTATCCAATATCATAAATCTATCCTCCAGTATTAGTTTTTTTTAGTTTATCATAGAAAAACTAATATGGATTTCTTCACTTTCTCTTTTTCTCATACCCGCCACAAAATAAAACGATGGTGCCGTCCATCAGAAAAGGACGGCACCATGATTTCATCATGAATTATTAAATACTTGAGAAATTTCCTTTTGAGCAATATCTTCATTAGCAGCTTCTAATTCGTTATGTTCATCAACGGAATCGCCTGTAAACCTGTCCTCCGTGTCAGAAGGCTGATTAGCTTTCAGCCCACTTTCCACACCTATCTCACCACTGGTATTCGTCTGCGTGGGAAAATCAAATTTCTTTTTAGGTTGCTTTTTCATTTTCGTCACCTCCACTACATAGCTTGGCTGTAACGTTGATTTTAATTCTTGCATCTTAAACAGTTATTTTAGTGGAAGATGTCTCTTCATTGTAGGATTATGAACTTCAAGCCAATTCCCGCCTCTTCTACCAACCAATCCCCAAAAGAATCTAAGAACTATAATAAATCCTCTGTATTCGAAGAAGGAATAATCGCATACTCGATCGTCTTTCTTATTTCCAATTAATTCAATGTTTATTTTATCTAGGAAAAAAGCGTTTGTCCTCTATCACTTTTTCAAAACTCTACAAAATGACATTTTCCGAAAGGGGTTACCAAACAACGTGTAAATAAATTCTCTATAATACGTATTTAAGAGTAGTCACGATCTTGGAATCGCTTAGAATTGCTGCGTGAAGAAGGGATACCCAGTAAGACACGCATAACCCCTATAGTAATAAAGGTGATGACTATTCCTAACGCAATACCCATAAATAATACCTCCTCTTTTCAACGTATTTCATACACTATTTTAAGACTCCTTTCTTATCTTTCGAATTGAACTTTAGAAAATTATACGTTACATTTCATCCAACTTTCTCAATAGCAATTTGGTGTAGTCCCCATTCAACAGTAGTCGTGTCCGGATTCATACTTATTTCTTGAATCTCCGAAGCGATTTCATTTAAAAAATCTTGATTATAATGGTCTAATATGTACTGTTCATTGCGCCATACATCAAAATTTAATAGAAAATTTCGTGCTACTAGCTCTATAGGTGGTGTAATACTCACAATTTCTCTATGCTGAATTTTATAATTAGAATTGTCTTCTAATTCTCCAAATCTCTTACCTACATATAAATCTCCCCCATTATGCTTGATCAATTCAGCTGCTAATTTAAAATAAGTTTGAATAGCAGGATGGTTACTGTGTGTCCATTCATCCTCTTCACAAAGTAGTGAGCCGCCTGGTTTTAATTCTCCTATCCATGCTTCCATACATTCCAAAGGATTTGGTAAATGGGACAAAAGGAATCTTGCAAAAATTACATCTGCAGGACTATTGGGTAATGGAGTGCTTGTAACATTATGTTCTACAAATTCGAAATCATTATTTTCAATAGCACGATTTAGATGCGACCTTGAAACATCAACGCCAATGATCTTATCAGGATTTATCTCCTCAGCTATCATTTTTGTCGTATTTCCAGGACCACAGCCGAGATCTAAAGCTAGTTTTGAATGAATCTTAACAGTATTTCTAATAAATGATCTGCTAGTTGGCCCAAACATTCTCTCTACAAGGTTAAGCCTTTCTACTGCGATATTTGAATCACCGAATGAATAGTGCTCTTTCTTTTTGGAAAAGCTCATTTACTTTCATTCCTTTCTATAGAATTGAGTACAAGGAGCCCCAAAAAAAGAACTCTATACTTTGCAGTTATTTTGTATACTCAACCTGAACACCTAACTGGTTCAACAATTCAAAATAAGATGGGCATGTCTTGGATACGCACCCTGGATTATTAATTTGAACACCTGGTACTTTAGCTCCGATCAAAGCTAATGACATGGCTACCCTATGATCATCGTAAGAATCTAAAGTTGCGGCAAGTGGATTTCCAGGAAAAACAGTTAACCCATCTTTATATTCCGTTACTTCAATACCTAGTTTCTTGAGCTCAGTACAAATCGCACTAATTCTATCTGATTCGTGATGACGTATATGTTCAACGTCCTTCAATGTAATAGGGCCTGAAGCAAACGGTGCGATTGAAGCAAGTGTTAACGTTTGATCAGACATTTCTTTCATACTTATTTCAAATCCCCCTTGTAAAGTTGGGGCACCAGTTAATTCTATATAATCCAGACCTCTTACAATTTTGCAGCCCATTTTTTCATAGACATCAATCATTTTTATATCGGGTTGGTCTGTTTGCACGGAAAGATTGTTAATTCTAATCCGACCATTCATTATTGCTGCTAATGCTAAAAAATAGCTTGCTGTGGATGCATCAGCTTCTAATTGAATGTCACGACCAAGATACTCTGATTTTGGAACAACCATCTGGGTTAGATCATCTGAATAATGTACGTTTACTCCGAACTTTTCCATCAGATTTAAAGTAATTCTTACATAGTCATGCTGAACAATATAGTCTGGGATTGAAACGGTTACTTCTTTTTTGGCATATGGGCTTGCCATAAGTAAACCACTTATAAACTGACTAGAGATCTTACCAGATATACTCACTAAACCTCCCTCAAGCCCTCCTCCCTTTATTTGTATGGGATAATATCCTTCGTTACTTAGATATTTAATATCGGCACCCAAATCGGTAAGAGCTTTTATTAAAGGCTGGACAGGACGCTCACTCATTCTATTACTTGCCTCCAACACCCAATTTCCTTCCTTACTTACTGCTAATGCTCCAGGGAGAAAACGAGCAATGGTACCCGCAGCACCAATATATAAATCTGCTTGGTGAGTTGGCCATACTGAATTGCAACCTGAAACCGTAACGACATCACCATCAACCTCAGTCCTAACGCCAAGTTTATTTAGGACATCTATGCACCAATAGGAATCATCACTTTTAAGAATTCCAGATAAGGTGGACGTTCCCTTTGCCAAAGCAGCCATAATCAATGCTCTATTGGTAAAACTCTTACTTCCTGGAATTCTAATATCACTATTCATTTGTTTTTCCACTGGGGAAATGGTCACCGTTTGAACCTCATTTAATGTCGACCAAGGGGATCTAGCTTTCATGTCAGTGTTACTCAAGTAAACACTTCCTCTCTTTATTATGTTCGGAATGATGCCTGTGTTCTATCATAAAAATCTTTTTGTCGTGACAGTGATTTTTACTTATTCTTCTTTACTTTTCTTGCCATTGTAATCATAGCCTGACTTCCCCCAATAATAGAGAAAGACTGCAGGACATAATATAGACAGTATTGCTATTATGAAATGAATCTTAATCACTCCTTATGATGGTTTAGTTCCACATATGATTTAACTAACTGAATCATAACACTTTATGTAAAATTACGAAATTTCCATCTTTTATTATTCCTACTTTTCAATTCTGTATAGCTACCCATAATGTTAACCCTGCACTATAGTACAGGGTTAACATACAGCAGATGAATCTTCATTTGTTAATCCGAAGCCTCCAGTATACAAACACTAAACTGACGATCGGCATCTGACAATGTTGTCATCAACGTAAAACTACTCTTCCTACTTAGCGTCTCTATTTCTGCTTCAGAATACTTGTAAGAATTTTCGGTATGAATCGTTTCCCCCTTTTTAAAGGTGATGGATTCTCCTTCGATTGATATCGTTTGGTCCTTTTTACTTCTTAAGTGCATCTCGATACGGCCTGCGGTTGAATTATAAAAAGAATAATGTGAAAACGCCTGGATATCGAGATCTGTTTCCAGTTCACGCTTGATCCGGGTTAACACGTTTTTGTTAAAGGCTGCCGTTATGCCTGCCTGATCATTGTAGGCCGCTTCTAACGTATCGATATCTTTTTTTCTGTCTACTCCTAAAATCATTCGATCACCAGTTCCAAGTAAAGCTCGGATGCTCTGCAAGAAACGGATCGCCTCTTCTGGTTCAAAATTACCGATTGTTGAACCTGGAAAAAAGACGACCTTTTGTTCAGCATCCGCATCCAAATCAGGAAGTGAGAAGGCTTCAGTATAATCTGCACTTACCCCTGTCACTTGAATATTTGGAAAGCTCTTCTTTAATTGGTCCACTGTATTCGACAGCATCTCGGGAGAAATATCAATTGGTACGTAGGCTTGAATACCAGGAATGTTTTCTAAAAGAATTCTTGTTTTTGTACTACTTCCGCTACCCAATTCGATTAAAGCCGTCGTTTTTTGAAAGGAATCTTTCAACCATTCAATATTGCCTGATAAGATTGTTGCTTCGGTCCTTGTCTGATAATATTCAGGAAGTTCGGTTATTTTTTCGAACAGTTGAGAGCCCTTTTTATCATAAAGAAATTTAGAGGAAATATACTTCCTTTCCCTCGTTAGCCCTTTCAAAATTTCTGTTTTAAACGTTTCGAATTCTGTGTTGTGATGGGCTATCTGCTTTGCATAAGTTATTGAGTTCATACATCATCCGCCAATCGAAACCCACTAAATTGCCACCTCATATGTGGATAGAAAAAATTCCGGTAAGTCAGACGGATATGGGACCGGGGGGTTACACATGAACCGCCTTTTAGAACGAATTGATTGGCCATAAACTTGGCATTATACTCCCCTAGTGCACCCTCCAAAGGTTTACTTCTTGGATAGGGAACATAAGGGCTTTGCGTCCATTCCCATACATCACCGTAGGCCTTATCAAAGGATTTATTCGAGTAGTGAGAGTGTGGTTGGAAGTGACCATCTTCCATGAAATGTCCATCCGTTGATTGATCCTTCACCGCGTGCTCCCATTCTTGCTCTGTAGGTAAACGCCTGCCAGCCCAACGCGCATAGGCATCCGCCTCATAAAAACTCACATGAGTGACAGGAGCTCGTGGATCGACGACCTGCAAACCACTTAATGTATAGGTGTACCACTCTTCATCCTTTTTCATCCAGTATTGCGGGTGTCCCCACTGTTCCTCCTTCACTTTCTGCCAACCATCAGACAACCAATAGTCTGGTGTTTCATACCCTTGGTCATTGATAAACTCGATGAATTCTCCGTTCGTTACCGGGCGATTCGCTAACTGGTAAGGGGCTAAATAAGTTTTATGCCGAGGACCTTCATTATCAAAAGCAAATCCAGCCCCCTCATGACCAACCTCCACGAGGCCCCTTCTATTTCGTGAAACACAAGCTCCGGGGTGTGGGAAGAACATTCATTGGAACCTTCCTGAAACACGGGGTAAAGAGGATTAAATGAAAAGTTATACTTTATATCCATTAAAATCAGTTCTTGATGCTGTTGTTCATGCTGTAAACCGATCTCAACAAGCTTCCCGATTTGATCTTCATTTCCCTTCTCCGATAACAAATGCTCCATATGGGTATCGACATATTTACGATAATCCATCGTTTCCTTAACCGTTGGACGTGTGATAAGCCCTCGTTTTGCCTGAGGATGAGGTGTCCCAACGGTTTCATAATAAGAGTTAAACAGGTAGAGGAACTCAGAATTATAATATTGATATCCAGGAACATAGGCTTCCAAAATAAATTTTTCGAAAAACCATGTTGTGTGAGCCAAATGCCACTTCGTAGGACTAACATGGGTGGCCGCCTGGACGATGAAATCTTCTGTTTCCAAATTTGAAACTAACCTTTCACTATAAGTTCTGATTGATTGATATTCCTCCTGTATTTCTATATCTTCAGTTAATTGCAAAGTTATCTCTCCTTTTTAGGTTGATCAATTGGGATCACAGTGATTTTCTATTCCCAAGTGTCTTGGGAGAACACCCCTTTAGGAGGCGATTTAGGCATTGCTTTTAATAAAGCACTAAAAACTATTCATTGTGACTCGACTCCCCCATGATTATGTCTATAAATATCTCATACCCCAAATTTCAACGTAACAATCACAAATTCAGAACAGTTGTAATAGCTCGCTTACAAATTTCAAATTAAGATTAACACTGTATAAAATATCATGAGCATTTCATTACCTATTTGCTGGTCAGCCTTTAACAAGATGTTTAGAATGATAACAGGGCAAATATCATTTACATGTGACAAAAAAAGAAGCTGTTTCAAAGGGGTGACCCTTTTGAAACAGCTCCTAAACGTTTCGTTCTTTCTTGACTAAACTGATTTGCAATATTAATTTCTAGTTGTTTCGCCTTCCACTTCCTTCTAAGGTTGTGATACTTCTTACTTCACATGCGCCCTATCGTATAATGGAATAACCTTAATTCAACAATGCTCATTAACCGTCTGTTACTTCTGCGCTATCTGAATAAGGTTTCCGCATGTATCGTCAAAGACAGCTATTGTGACTTCGCCCATTTCTGTTGGCTCCATAGTAAACTTCACGCCGTGTTCCATTAATCGTTTGTACTCTTTGCGAACATCTGCAACTCCAAACATTGTTGCCGGGATGTCATCGGCAAATATCTTCTTTTGATACTCTTTGGCTACCGGATGGTTATTCGGTTCGAGCAAAAGTTCGGTACCGTCTTGATCATCGGGAGAAACTAGCGTTATCCACCTAAATTCTCCGGCGGGAACGTCCTGCTTTTTTAAAAAGCCCAGGGTTTCTGAATAAAACTCCAGTGCCTTGTCTTGATCTTGTACGAATATACTGGTAACAATGATTTTCATACTATTATTGCCTCCTTTGATATTTGCTACGTATGGTGCCCTGCTAACAATCTGGCTGCAAGCAAAACCACCCATACATTCTTCAGAAGTCCTGTTCCGATTTTGTTACTTGTTTTTTTATTAAATTACTCTATCCATCCTTTTAGCAAGTTAGAGCGCTCATTATAATCTGTACTTAAGAGAGAAAATATTTGAGTATCTCTGAACTCGCCTTTAATAAGTTCATTTTTTCTAAGCGTTCCCTCAAAAGTCATTCCAATTTTGCTCAGAACTTTTTGAGATCCTATATTATCCGTGTCACATCGACCTTCAATTCGATTTGCACTAAGATCATGAAATCCATACTGTATTAACTCCTTTAAAGATTCGGTTGCTATCCCTTGGCCCCAATAATCTTCTGCAAGAAAGTAACCTATCTCTATACAGCGGTGCTTGTTACTCCAGTTTATGAATGCTACTACACCAACTACTTTTCCCGTCTTTTTCATTTCAATTGCCCATTCTCCTGAGATACCCGTTTTATAACCGGTTATTACTTCATCCAAGAATTTTAACGTATCTTCTTTTGTCTTATTCGTCTCCCATGTCATTGGGCGTGCCACATTAAGATTCGAACAGAAATCGTAGACGTCACCTAAGTCACCGTATTTTAATTGTCTTAAAAGTAGCCGTGGTGTTCTAAACTCTTTTAAATTTATAAGACTTTCATTGAAGTTCATAATTGTAAGACCCCCAAGTGCTTTCCATATAGCCATATCCGAAATAAGAATCTAAGTATTTTTTTACATATAAAGGTCTATGAATTAGCAAATACATAGATTGAATAAGCTGGGAGAGATTAAATTTCTCTTGCGAATTGTAAGGAAACATAATCCTCATCAGATGTATTTCCTCTCCGGGTCTCTAGTAAATCCCTAAGCTTCATAGAATTAAATTCCTTTATAGTTTCCCTTTTATACTGCCACCCCTTTTTTTTTGCGCCCTTCTCAATTCTCTTGTATCAAACAAGATTAGTCGAAAGGGAAACCATAACCAGTATAGTTAAATATATTTGTGAATCGAATACTTTCTGCTATTGCGAAGGGGTATTGACTTGCATACAGTCCCAGTACGGAAATGAAGCCATGTTTCAGACATTCTTTTACATAAGTGTGTGCTACCTTTTGAACTAGTTTCTTCCCTTGATTCTTTTCTAATCTTTCAATATCTGCTCCGTGAATATTGCCTAAGATCAATGCTGAAAATCAAAGAAATAGGTATGGAAGTTCTTTCTCTTATACCATTAAAGCTCTCTTCAGCTCAATAAGGACTTCTGTTCTTTAGTGGTCCCTTTTATCTCTCTCATTTTAAACTCTACAATTTCTTTTATTTTCTTTTCTGAAATATACCCTAGAATATACTTTTCAATCTCCCAAGCAAGCATCATTGAAGTATGATCTATATACAAATAATTAAAATCTTTTCTATACTTTCCTTCATCAATATACAACCCTTTTTCAGTTAATAACTTTCTATATAACTTTTTAACGAAAAGTATAAAATCCAAATCATATATGTCTTGGAGCAGAATAGTTAAGTCTCTTAAAGGTGAGGCTAGTGCTGTCCACTCCCAATCAATTAGAAAAATAGATCCATCATACTCGAATGTATTCTCTAAATGTGGGTCACCATGTGTTAAAACTAAAGGACCACTAACTTCATAATCATATATCCCAAGTAATTTATAAGCCTTCTTTACTGTTTCGCTCCAACTAGATTCCGTCCAATTTAAGTTTAGTGCACATAACCTGTCTAATTGGCTACAGCACCAATCCTGCCACTCAGTTGATAAGGTATGTTTTGGTAAGTAAAGACCGGTTATGTCTAAGGTACTAATTGTATGTAAATCGGATAGTTTATCAAGAATTTTTGTTAATAAATATCTTTTATCGTTGCTTGACAATCCTTCAAAATTCTCTTTTAATGGAACTCCAAGGTCTTCCATTAGGATAGCTGCTGGATTTGAGTTCCAAACCTGATTAATACGGAAGAA carries:
- a CDS encoding MFS transporter — protein: MLSYLYLLIVSFLIQSIGCFFNPAHRSVLPSITIEEERTKANSLNDTLTRSVTVLSPVLSVWLLHSYGAVHFFTFDALTYAISALCIAQVHLKESKPVVNKSIKAVFGAIIEFASWTKAHSTVRQLFLFTFITVFFNTWVWEVGLLLALSEMSSQSEELYSILQGVFGGVVILTNIVLPYFIKKMTLRLYLVGAFIWGTGITYYGLLYDIKHFFIGCAIVGVGLPVAGLARVYLLQSLVPEDKMGRAFSSNAVLLYFSNTISLGLYGLLVLFIPIQHLMIGSGFLIVIVSVVSLLFKTVNSAKFTRRFPINFLK
- a CDS encoding helix-turn-helix transcriptional regulator — its product is MILDSENGLLLMRNDHLDERNWRSDDCYKLIFSPFGRGDYQTQRGDITIDHGEFFIFNPNEVHKQLKATKEKFLVEIQPSLLRDAADHLGFKHTDPEFSMVSYKHPQIRQWVSFVRDFLSLNDGASSAANQFFLDHSLTQLSIMMLQYGTGSHQSEFPIINSQANINDAIKALKESYNEDWTLDEMAAAARLNKYQFAHLFKEELGLSPYSWLQLYRLFRSQNSLLHTNDSILSLALQHGFKSVSSYNHLFKKVYRKTPSEFRRIHGFKK
- a CDS encoding class I SAM-dependent methyltransferase produces the protein MSFSKKKEHYSFGDSNIAVERLNLVERMFGPTSRSFIRNTVKIHSKLALDLGCGPGNTTKMIAEEINPDKIIGVDVSRSHLNRAIENNDFEFVEHNVTSTPLPNSPADVIFARFLLSHLPNPLECMEAWIGELKPGGSLLCEEDEWTHSNHPAIQTYFKLAAELIKHNGGDLYVGKRFGELEDNSNYKIQHREIVSITPPIELVARNFLLNFDVWRNEQYILDHYNQDFLNEIASEIQEISMNPDTTTVEWGLHQIAIEKVG
- the aroA gene encoding 3-phosphoshikimate 1-carboxyvinyltransferase translates to MSNTDMKARSPWSTLNEVQTVTISPVEKQMNSDIRIPGSKSFTNRALIMAALAKGTSTLSGILKSDDSYWCIDVLNKLGVRTEVDGDVVTVSGCNSVWPTHQADLYIGAAGTIARFLPGALAVSKEGNWVLEASNRMSERPVQPLIKALTDLGADIKYLSNEGYYPIQIKGGGLEGGLVSISGKISSQFISGLLMASPYAKKEVTVSIPDYIVQHDYVRITLNLMEKFGVNVHYSDDLTQMVVPKSEYLGRDIQLEADASTASYFLALAAIMNGRIRINNLSVQTDQPDIKMIDVYEKMGCKIVRGLDYIELTGAPTLQGGFEISMKEMSDQTLTLASIAPFASGPITLKDVEHIRHHESDRISAICTELKKLGIEVTEYKDGLTVFPGNPLAATLDSYDDHRVAMSLALIGAKVPGVQINNPGCVSKTCPSYFELLNQLGVQVEYTK
- the egtD gene encoding L-histidine N(alpha)-methyltransferase gives rise to the protein MNSITYAKQIAHHNTEFETFKTEILKGLTRERKYISSKFLYDKKGSQLFEKITELPEYYQTRTEATILSGNIEWLKDSFQKTTALIELGSGSSTKTRILLENIPGIQAYVPIDISPEMLSNTVDQLKKSFPNIQVTGVSADYTEAFSLPDLDADAEQKVVFFPGSTIGNFEPEEAIRFLQSIRALLGTGDRMILGVDRKKDIDTLEAAYNDQAGITAAFNKNVLTRIKRELETDLDIQAFSHYSFYNSTAGRIEMHLRSKKDQTISIEGESITFKKGETIHTENSYKYSEAEIETLSRKSSFTLMTTLSDADRQFSVCILEASD
- a CDS encoding SUMF1/EgtB/PvdO family nonheme iron enzyme — protein: MEVGHEGAGFAFDNEGPRHKTYLAPYQLANRPVTNGEFIEFINDQGYETPDYWLSDGWQKVKEEQWGHPQYWMKKDEEWYTYTLSGLQVVDPRAPVTHVSFYEADAYARWAGRRLPTEQEWEHAVKDQSTDGHFMEDGHFQPHSHYSNKSFDKAYGDVWEWTQSPYVPYPRSKPLEGALGEYNAKFMANQFVLKGGSCVTPRSHIRLTYRNFFYPHMRWQFSGFRLADDV
- a CDS encoding DinB family protein; the protein is MQLTEDIEIQEEYQSIRTYSERLVSNLETEDFIVQAATHVSPTKWHLAHTTWFFEKFILEAYVPGYQYYNSEFLYLFNSYYETVGTPHPQAKRGLITRPTVKETMDYRKYVDTHMEHLLSEKGNEDQIGKLVEIGLQHEQQHQELILMDIKYNFSFNPLYPVFQEGSNECSSHTPELVFHEIEGASWRLVMRGLDLLLIMKVLGIKLI
- a CDS encoding VOC family protein: MKIIVTSIFVQDQDKALEFYSETLGFLKKQDVPAGEFRWITLVSPDDQDGTELLLEPNNHPVAKEYQKKIFADDIPATMFGVADVRKEYKRLMEHGVKFTMEPTEMGEVTIAVFDDTCGNLIQIAQK
- a CDS encoding GNAT family N-acetyltransferase encodes the protein MNFNESLINLKEFRTPRLLLRQLKYGDLGDVYDFCSNLNVARPMTWETNKTKEDTLKFLDEVITGYKTGISGEWAIEMKKTGKVVGVVAFINWSNKHRCIEIGYFLAEDYWGQGIATESLKELIQYGFHDLSANRIEGRCDTDNIGSQKVLSKIGMTFEGTLRKNELIKGEFRDTQIFSLLSTDYNERSNLLKGWIE
- a CDS encoding phosphotransferase is translated as MKYLKKRISENWWELLDHEMMNGVHAGCISRITVLDECNNKRKLVYKEFAADRNNEVGIYNKLFPYVEAFFRINQVWNSNPAAILMEDLGVPLKENFEGLSSNDKRYLLTKILDKLSDLHTISTLDITGLYLPKHTLSTEWQDWCCSQLDRLCALNLNWTESSWSETVKKAYKLLGIYDYEVSGPLVLTHGDPHLENTFEYDGSIFLIDWEWTALASPLRDLTILLQDIYDLDFILFVKKLYRKLLTEKGLYIDEGKYRKDFNYLYIDHTSMMLAWEIEKYILGYISEKKIKEIVEFKMREIKGTTKEQKSLLS